The following proteins are encoded in a genomic region of Streptomyces gobiensis:
- a CDS encoding DeoR/GlpR family DNA-binding transcription regulator: MDTSTPGGAGRVPRSDEQRDRRQYIRDRVSGEGFVRAADLAGQFGVSLMTIHRDLDALQSQGWLRKVRGGATALSSTVFHGNVSERMAAMADTKKRLADAALSLIAPGQAIMLDDSTTCLYLAERLTERTPLTVITNFFPVIKLLAGESGISLVALGGTYFPAYDAFLGLHTAEAVASFRADTLFMSTTAITRGRCYHQSQETVHVKRALIDSAARRVLLADHTKFTREGLHTLAPLTAFDIVLTDSGLPAEEQRRIRDLGVTLKVVGRA, encoded by the coding sequence ATGGACACATCAACCCCAGGCGGCGCTGGGCGCGTGCCCCGCTCCGACGAGCAGCGCGACCGGCGGCAGTACATCCGCGACCGCGTCTCGGGCGAGGGATTCGTGCGCGCCGCCGATCTCGCCGGGCAGTTCGGTGTCAGCCTGATGACCATCCACCGCGACCTGGACGCGCTGCAGTCCCAGGGCTGGCTGCGCAAGGTCCGCGGCGGCGCGACCGCACTCTCCTCAACCGTCTTCCACGGCAATGTCAGCGAGCGGATGGCCGCCATGGCCGACACCAAGAAGCGGCTCGCCGACGCTGCCCTCAGCCTGATCGCACCCGGTCAGGCGATCATGCTGGACGACAGCACCACCTGTCTGTATCTGGCGGAGCGGCTCACCGAACGCACCCCGCTCACCGTGATCACCAACTTCTTTCCGGTGATCAAACTGCTGGCTGGCGAGTCCGGTATCAGCCTGGTGGCGCTCGGCGGCACGTACTTTCCCGCCTACGACGCCTTCCTCGGGCTCCACACGGCGGAGGCCGTGGCCTCGTTCCGCGCCGACACCCTGTTCATGTCCACCACGGCCATCACCCGGGGCCGCTGCTATCACCAGTCCCAGGAGACCGTGCACGTCAAGCGTGCCCTGATCGACTCCGCCGCCCGGCGTGTTCTGCTCGCCGACCACACCAAGTTCACCCGCGAGGGACTGCACACCCTGGCCCCGCTCACCGCCTTCGACATTGTCCTCACCGACAGCGGCCTGCCAGCGGAGGAGCAGCGCCGTATCCGCGATCTCGGCGTTACGCTCAAGGTGGTCGGGCGGGCCTGA
- a CDS encoding MFS transporter, whose amino-acid sequence MTSSPGLPMEAPTQKPRGRLERLGIPRPLAWGFLGVLIFMIGDGVESGYLSPYLMERGVSKDWVALIFTAYGITASIAAWLSGALSELWGPRRVMWAGLGIWALFHVVFLVVAVPSGSPVILMLSYALRGFGYPLFAFGFLVWVASATPQSRLGSAAGWFWFAFTGGLPTLGSLVASGLIPQIGAYWTLWFALGLVTAGGFIALLGVRERTGFHRLAPPGERPLVTLLGSVTILWRRPRVGLGALVRVINTAPQFGYLVFLPIFFTETIGFSLEQWLRLLTVMFAVNIVFNLIFGILGDKLGWRRTIAWFGGLGCAVTTLLLYYVPTASQNYGLALLVAGLYGATLAGYVPLSALMPSLVPRHKGQAMSALNLGAGASVFTGPAIVGIFLGTLGVVGVMWIFAGLYVASAVMTLFLRLPGEQETPGGSAEERAGQPGAQVDSPLAPSPSP is encoded by the coding sequence ATGACCAGTTCACCCGGGCTGCCCATGGAAGCCCCAACGCAGAAACCTCGCGGACGGCTGGAGCGGCTGGGCATACCCCGGCCGCTGGCCTGGGGGTTTCTCGGTGTACTGATCTTTATGATCGGTGACGGGGTGGAGTCCGGTTACCTGTCGCCGTACCTGATGGAACGTGGCGTCTCCAAGGACTGGGTGGCGCTGATCTTCACCGCCTATGGGATCACCGCCAGCATCGCGGCATGGCTGTCGGGCGCGCTGTCGGAACTGTGGGGGCCGCGCCGGGTGATGTGGGCGGGCCTGGGGATCTGGGCGCTGTTCCACGTTGTCTTCCTGGTGGTGGCGGTGCCGAGCGGCAGCCCGGTGATCCTCATGCTCAGCTACGCCTTGCGGGGATTCGGCTATCCACTGTTCGCCTTCGGCTTCCTGGTGTGGGTCGCCTCCGCCACGCCGCAGTCCCGGCTGGGCAGTGCCGCCGGCTGGTTCTGGTTCGCCTTCACCGGGGGGCTGCCGACGCTCGGCTCCCTGGTGGCCAGCGGGCTGATCCCGCAGATCGGGGCGTACTGGACGCTGTGGTTCGCCCTGGGCCTGGTGACGGCCGGTGGTTTCATCGCACTGCTGGGCGTGCGCGAGCGCACCGGCTTCCACCGTCTGGCGCCCCCCGGCGAGCGCCCGCTGGTGACGCTGCTGGGAAGTGTCACGATTCTGTGGCGCAGACCACGGGTGGGCCTGGGCGCCCTGGTCCGGGTCATCAACACAGCGCCGCAGTTCGGCTACCTGGTATTTCTGCCGATCTTCTTCACCGAGACGATCGGCTTCAGCCTCGAACAGTGGCTGCGGCTGCTGACGGTGATGTTCGCGGTCAATATCGTGTTCAACCTGATCTTCGGCATCCTCGGGGACAAGCTGGGCTGGCGGCGCACCATCGCCTGGTTCGGCGGCCTGGGCTGCGCGGTGACCACCCTGCTCCTGTACTACGTACCCACCGCGAGCCAGAACTACGGTCTCGCGCTGCTGGTCGCGGGACTCTACGGAGCCACGCTGGCCGGTTATGTGCCGCTGTCCGCGCTGATGCCGTCGCTGGTTCCCCGGCACAAGGGCCAGGCCATGTCCGCGCTGAACCTCGGGGCCGGGGCGAGCGTGTTCACCGGCCCCGCGATCGTGGGCATCTTCCTGGGCACACTCGGCGTGGTCGGCGTGATGTGGATCTTCGCTGGACTGTATGTGGCCAGTGCGGTGATGACCCTGTTCCTGCGCCTGCCCGGCGAGCAGGAGACCCCGGGAGGGAGCGCGGAGGAGCGGGCCGGGCAGCCCGGCGCCCAGGTCGACAGCCCGCTCGCGCCGAGTCCCTCGCCCTAG
- a CDS encoding phage holin family protein: MIGSLRHRSAETAETPQTAQTAEHSVGELVKQASQQLSELVRREMRLAQAEMAGKGKRAGLGGGMFGAAAVVAFLAFQALLVAAIAALALVLPLWAAGLIVAGALLAVAGLLALTGKQQVYSATPPMPERAIGSMKADVAEIRERAHR; encoded by the coding sequence ATGATCGGATCCCTACGTCACCGATCAGCCGAGACCGCCGAGACGCCCCAGACGGCCCAGACGGCCGAGCACTCGGTGGGAGAGCTGGTCAAGCAGGCATCGCAGCAGCTGTCGGAACTGGTCCGCCGGGAGATGCGGCTGGCGCAGGCAGAGATGGCCGGGAAGGGCAAACGAGCGGGACTGGGCGGCGGGATGTTCGGCGCCGCCGCGGTGGTCGCGTTCCTCGCGTTCCAGGCGTTGCTGGTGGCCGCGATCGCCGCTCTGGCCCTGGTTCTGCCTCTCTGGGCCGCCGGCCTCATCGTCGCGGGCGCGCTGCTGGCCGTGGCGGGCCTTCTGGCGCTGACGGGCAAGCAGCAGGTGTACAGCGCGACGCCGCCGATGCCGGAGCGGGCGATCGGCAGCATGAAGGCGGACGTCGCAGAGATCAGGGAAAGGGCACACCGATGA
- a CDS encoding DUF3618 domain-containing protein yields the protein MRHHAGTDGRPGVSERELRDAVEQTREQLGETVEELAAKFDLKAKAQERAAHVKERAERTARSGPGPLIAMGAGALVAVMLLRRLLSGRRC from the coding sequence ATGAGGCACCATGCCGGAACAGACGGCCGCCCCGGAGTCAGCGAACGGGAGCTGCGGGACGCGGTGGAGCAGACCCGTGAGCAGCTGGGCGAAACAGTGGAGGAGCTGGCAGCCAAGTTTGATCTGAAGGCCAAGGCCCAGGAGAGGGCCGCGCACGTCAAAGAGCGCGCTGAGCGGACCGCCCGCAGCGGGCCGGGGCCGCTGATAGCCATGGGCGCCGGGGCGCTTGTCGCCGTGATGCTGCTGCGCCGGCTGCTCAGCGGAAGGCGGTGCTGA
- a CDS encoding DUF4235 domain-containing protein, giving the protein MGKLLYKPLGMLFGVLGGMLAGVIFRRLWGLITGEDDAPEATDEERGWREVLPAAALQGAVFAAVKAAVDRGGATGVRRVTGRWPT; this is encoded by the coding sequence ATGGGCAAGCTGCTCTACAAGCCGCTGGGCATGCTGTTCGGCGTGCTCGGCGGCATGCTCGCGGGTGTGATCTTCAGGCGGCTGTGGGGGCTGATTACGGGTGAGGACGACGCCCCCGAGGCCACCGACGAGGAACGTGGCTGGCGCGAGGTACTCCCGGCGGCAGCGCTGCAGGGCGCGGTCTTCGCCGCGGTCAAGGCGGCGGTGGACCGTGGCGGGGCCACGGGCGTACGCCGGGTGACCGGCCGCTGGCCCACCTGA
- a CDS encoding YihY/virulence factor BrkB family protein, with product MAQHDNDRRDEAEHGAEDRSEAEHSAEVHSEAERHEAERREAEHSGEELAVGTGPSQEVVAAAPDRPTDLHRRSWWAVLRRTGKEFSEDELPDRSAALTYFGVLSIFPAILVLVSLLGVIGAAAARTVLDNIQQLAPGAVRDTLNSAVEELRESSTTGGILAVVGLVGAVWAASAYVAAFIRAANAVYDLPEGRPIWKTTPLRLGLTVLLMILLVLSALIVVFTGPLAERAGETIGLGDTAVTVWAIAKWPVLVLLVVLMIALLYWAAPNVKERGFRWLTPGSFLAVLIWLLASVGFALYVANFGSYNRTYGTLAGVIIFLIWLWLTNLAILLGLEFDAELSRERAIAGGHPREEEPYVRPRDTRKWPRRPRGDEQGLDQGEPGENQ from the coding sequence ATGGCGCAGCACGACAACGACAGACGTGACGAGGCAGAACACGGCGCGGAAGACCGTAGCGAGGCAGAACACAGCGCGGAAGTACACAGCGAGGCAGAACGCCACGAGGCAGAACGCCGCGAGGCAGAACACAGCGGGGAAGAACTCGCCGTAGGCACCGGACCCAGTCAGGAGGTCGTGGCGGCGGCGCCGGATCGCCCCACCGATCTGCACAGACGGTCCTGGTGGGCGGTGCTTCGACGCACCGGAAAGGAGTTCAGCGAAGACGAGCTGCCGGACCGCTCCGCCGCCCTCACCTACTTCGGCGTGCTGTCGATCTTCCCGGCGATACTGGTCCTCGTGTCGCTGCTGGGCGTGATCGGCGCGGCGGCGGCCCGGACGGTCCTGGACAACATCCAGCAGCTGGCCCCCGGAGCGGTGCGTGACACGCTGAACTCGGCGGTGGAGGAGCTGCGGGAGAGCAGCACCACCGGAGGCATTCTCGCCGTTGTGGGCCTGGTGGGCGCCGTGTGGGCCGCCTCCGCCTATGTCGCCGCGTTCATCCGGGCCGCCAACGCGGTATACGACCTTCCGGAGGGCCGTCCCATCTGGAAGACCACCCCGCTGAGGCTGGGTCTGACCGTGCTGCTGATGATTCTGCTGGTCCTGAGCGCGCTGATCGTGGTCTTCACCGGCCCGCTGGCCGAGCGGGCGGGCGAAACCATCGGGCTCGGCGACACCGCGGTCACCGTCTGGGCGATCGCCAAGTGGCCGGTTCTGGTGCTGCTCGTGGTGCTGATGATCGCCCTGCTCTACTGGGCGGCACCCAATGTCAAGGAACGGGGCTTCCGCTGGCTGACGCCGGGCAGCTTCCTGGCCGTGCTCATCTGGCTGCTCGCCTCGGTGGGCTTCGCCCTGTATGTGGCCAACTTCGGCTCGTACAACAGGACCTACGGCACGCTGGCCGGTGTCATCATCTTCCTCATCTGGCTGTGGCTCACCAATCTCGCGATCCTGCTCGGCCTGGAATTCGACGCCGAACTCTCGCGGGAACGGGCCATCGCGGGTGGACATCCCCGGGAGGAAGAGCCGTACGTCAGGCCACGCGACACACGTAAATGGCCACGACGGCCACGCGGCGACGAGCAGGGCCTGGATCAGGGCGAGCCCGGCGAGAACCAGTGA